A genomic stretch from Marinobacter fonticola includes:
- a CDS encoding DUF1285 domain-containing protein, whose product MANDETKRIEEQLKEAQTAFEGRPPIDKWTPELSGDIDIHIQRDGTWLYKGKPLAREALMRLFSTILRKESDGEHYLVTPVEKWRVEVEDTSLIAHSVDVQGEGQSQKIFLTLNTGETLLLSDRHPLRMETYADSDEPRPLVDVVHGLEARLVTAAYYDLAECVVPKGNDDNMLGVWSDGNFYELGTQG is encoded by the coding sequence ATGGCGAATGACGAGACCAAGCGCATCGAAGAACAGTTGAAAGAGGCTCAGACAGCCTTCGAAGGGCGTCCGCCTATCGACAAGTGGACTCCGGAGCTGTCGGGCGATATCGATATTCACATTCAGCGTGACGGAACCTGGTTGTATAAAGGCAAGCCATTGGCCAGGGAAGCGTTGATGCGGTTATTTTCCACTATCCTGCGCAAGGAATCCGACGGTGAGCACTACTTGGTGACGCCGGTGGAAAAATGGCGAGTGGAGGTCGAAGATACATCGCTTATTGCTCATAGCGTGGACGTTCAGGGCGAAGGCCAGTCTCAAAAGATTTTTTTGACTCTCAACACCGGCGAAACGCTGTTGCTGAGTGACCGCCACCCCTTGCGCATGGAGACCTATGCCGATAGTGACGAGCCGCGTCCGCTTGTCGACGTTGTACATGGGCTTGAGGCGCGTCTGGTAACGGCGGCGTACTATGATCTGGCCGAATGTGTCGTGCCGAAAGGGAATGACGACAATATGCTGGGCGTGTGGAGCGATGGTAATTTTTACGAATTGGGAACGCAGGGTTGA
- a CDS encoding aminotransferase class V-fold PLP-dependent enzyme, whose translation MDLDAEFKLDDDLCYLNHAAVAPWPLRSMQAVERFARENAMRGAAHYPRWMEVENTLRENLARLINAPSPRDIALVKSTSEALSFVAYGLHWEPGDEIVISDQEFPSNRIVWESLADQGVTVRVVSLDGDDCEDDLIDAFNNNTRLLAISSVQYGTGLRMNLDKLGAACKAAKVLFCVDAIQSLGALPLDVEKSQIDFTMADGHKWLLGPEGLGVFYVRPALRESLKLHEFGWHMIANRGDYRQTTWQVAPDATRFECGSPNTMGAHAFQASTELLLEIGIDKVEALVLNRVELLERELNKIQGIEILSSRDRQRQSGILTFRVAHQDSQALYRDLMSRNVICASRGGGARFSPHCYTPDAVIHTAVERLAECIS comes from the coding sequence ATGGACTTGGATGCGGAATTTAAACTGGATGATGATCTTTGCTATCTCAACCATGCGGCCGTAGCGCCCTGGCCGTTGCGCAGCATGCAGGCCGTTGAACGCTTCGCACGGGAAAACGCCATGCGCGGCGCGGCGCATTACCCGCGCTGGATGGAGGTCGAGAATACGTTGCGTGAAAATCTCGCCCGGTTGATCAACGCCCCCTCGCCACGTGATATTGCCCTGGTCAAAAGCACATCGGAGGCTTTGTCCTTCGTCGCTTACGGGCTCCACTGGGAGCCCGGTGACGAGATCGTGATATCCGACCAGGAATTCCCTTCCAATCGCATTGTATGGGAATCCTTGGCCGACCAAGGGGTTACCGTTCGAGTTGTTAGTCTCGACGGCGACGACTGCGAGGACGATTTGATCGACGCCTTCAACAACAACACGCGGTTGCTGGCGATCAGCTCGGTCCAGTATGGCACCGGCCTGCGCATGAACTTAGACAAACTCGGCGCTGCGTGTAAGGCCGCCAAGGTCCTCTTTTGCGTTGATGCCATCCAAAGCCTCGGCGCCCTGCCCCTGGATGTGGAGAAATCCCAGATCGATTTCACGATGGCCGACGGTCATAAGTGGCTGCTGGGACCCGAGGGGCTCGGGGTTTTCTATGTGCGGCCGGCATTACGGGAAAGTCTGAAACTCCACGAATTCGGCTGGCACATGATTGCCAATCGTGGCGACTACCGCCAGACCACTTGGCAGGTGGCCCCCGACGCCACACGCTTCGAATGCGGAAGTCCAAATACCATGGGCGCTCATGCGTTCCAAGCCAGCACTGAACTGCTGCTCGAGATCGGCATCGACAAGGTAGAAGCCCTGGTGCTGAATCGCGTCGAACTTCTGGAAAGGGAACTTAATAAAATTCAAGGTATTGAGATACTTTCTTCACGTGACAGACAGCGACAATCCGGCATTTTGACATTCCGAGTCGCCCATCAGGATTCCCAGGCGCTTTACCGGGACTTGATGAGCCGCAACGTCATCTGCGCCAGCCGCGGTGGCGGCGCCCGCTTTTCACCTCACTGCTATACGCCGGATGCGGTCATCCATACGGCGGTCGAGCGCCTCGCCGAATGCATAAGTTAA
- a CDS encoding electron transfer flavoprotein-ubiquinone oxidoreductase — translation MERESMEFDVLIVGAGPAGLSAACRIMQMAQESGEELTVCVVEKGSEVGAHIMAGTVFEPTALNELFPDWKEKGAPLNTPVTRDDIFVLRSQDSATKVPNAFVPRNMHNHGNYIISLGNLCRWLAEQAEALGVEVYPGFAASEAIVEDGHVKGILTGDMGVARDGSEKDGYMPGMELRAKYTLFTEGCRGHLGKRLIADFKLDEGKDPQHYGIGIKELWDIDPAKHEPGLVIHTTGWPLSESGSTGGSFLYHLENGQAYVGLISDLSYSNPHMAPFSEFQRLKLHPEIRKHLEGGKRVSYGARAITKGGFNSLPKMSFPGGLLLGCDAGTLNSSKIKGSHTAMKSGLLGAEAVFDALKEGKNGEEITGFQDRFKNSWLYKELYDERNFGPAMHKYGNIVGGGIAFFEQNILRRSLPITFRDTIPDYATLKPADQAKKIDYPKPDNALTFDKLSSVFISNTNHEEDQPVHLKLTNPDIPIQENLPKYDEPAQRYCPAGVYEVVEKDDGSGKRFQINAQNCVHCKTCDIKDPAQNITWVTPEGGGGPNYPNM, via the coding sequence GTGGAACGCGAATCGATGGAATTTGATGTTCTGATCGTCGGCGCAGGTCCTGCAGGTTTATCCGCAGCCTGCCGTATCATGCAGATGGCACAGGAATCCGGCGAAGAACTCACCGTATGCGTCGTGGAAAAAGGCTCCGAAGTTGGCGCCCATATCATGGCCGGCACCGTTTTCGAACCCACGGCGCTCAATGAACTCTTCCCCGACTGGAAAGAAAAAGGTGCGCCGCTAAACACGCCGGTGACCCGCGATGACATTTTTGTGCTGCGCAGCCAGGATTCGGCCACCAAGGTGCCGAACGCGTTTGTACCTCGCAACATGCACAACCACGGCAACTACATCATCAGTCTGGGCAACCTGTGCCGTTGGCTGGCCGAGCAGGCCGAAGCCCTGGGGGTGGAAGTCTATCCGGGCTTTGCTGCATCCGAGGCCATTGTCGAAGACGGCCACGTCAAAGGCATTCTTACCGGCGATATGGGCGTTGCCCGCGACGGCAGCGAAAAAGACGGCTACATGCCGGGCATGGAGCTGCGCGCCAAGTACACCCTCTTCACCGAAGGCTGCCGCGGCCACTTGGGCAAACGCCTGATCGCCGATTTCAAACTGGATGAAGGCAAGGATCCGCAGCACTACGGTATCGGCATCAAGGAACTGTGGGACATCGATCCCGCCAAGCACGAGCCGGGCCTGGTTATCCACACCACGGGCTGGCCGCTGAGCGAGTCCGGTTCCACCGGCGGCTCTTTCCTCTATCATCTGGAAAATGGCCAGGCCTATGTGGGCCTGATCTCGGATCTGTCCTACAGCAATCCGCACATGGCCCCCTTTAGCGAGTTTCAGCGCCTGAAACTGCATCCGGAGATCCGCAAGCATCTGGAAGGCGGCAAGCGCGTATCCTACGGCGCCCGCGCTATTACCAAGGGCGGCTTCAACTCCCTGCCGAAGATGAGCTTCCCCGGTGGCCTGCTGCTGGGCTGCGATGCCGGCACCCTGAACAGCTCCAAGATCAAAGGCTCCCATACCGCCATGAAATCCGGGCTGCTGGGCGCCGAGGCCGTATTCGACGCACTGAAGGAAGGCAAGAACGGTGAAGAAATCACCGGCTTCCAGGACCGCTTCAAGAACAGCTGGCTGTATAAGGAGCTTTACGACGAGCGCAACTTCGGCCCGGCGATGCACAAGTACGGCAACATCGTGGGTGGCGGTATCGCGTTTTTCGAGCAGAACATCCTGCGTCGCAGCCTGCCGATCACGTTCCGCGATACAATCCCCGACTACGCCACACTCAAGCCGGCCGATCAGGCCAAGAAGATCGACTATCCGAAGCCGGATAATGCGCTAACCTTCGACAAGCTGTCCTCGGTGTTCATCTCCAACACCAACCATGAGGAAGACCAGCCGGTTCATCTGAAGCTGACCAATCCGGATATTCCCATCCAGGAGAACTTGCCGAAGTACGACGAACCGGCCCAGCGTTACTGCCCTGCAGGTGTGTACGAGGTTGTAGAAAAGGACGATGGCAGCGGCAAGCGATTCCAGATCAACGCGCAGAACTGCGTCCACTGCAAGACCTGCGATATCAAGGATCCGGCCCAGAATATTACCTGGGTGACCCCGGAAGGGGGTGGTGGTCCCAACTATCCGAACATGTAA
- a CDS encoding electron transfer flavoprotein subunit beta/FixA family protein encodes MKVLVAVKRVIDYNVKVRVKPDNTGVDLANVKMAMNPFCEIAVEEAVRLKEKGVASEIVVVSIGPKAAQEQIRTALALGADRGIHVETDEEVQSLEAAKLLKAVVEKEEPKLVILGKQSIDTDNNQTGQMLAALTGMAQGTFASEVAVEGEKVNVTREVDGGLVTVSLNLPAVVTTDLRLNEPRYASLPNIMKAKKKPLDNMSPADLGVDVAPRLSTVKVEAPAARKGGIMVADVAELVDKLKNEAKVI; translated from the coding sequence ATGAAGGTTCTGGTCGCTGTTAAACGAGTAATTGACTACAACGTAAAGGTTCGCGTTAAGCCGGACAACACCGGCGTCGATCTTGCCAACGTCAAGATGGCAATGAACCCTTTCTGTGAAATCGCGGTTGAAGAAGCGGTTCGCCTCAAAGAGAAAGGGGTTGCCAGCGAAATCGTTGTGGTTTCCATCGGTCCCAAGGCCGCCCAGGAACAGATCCGCACCGCACTGGCACTCGGGGCCGACCGCGGTATCCACGTCGAAACCGACGAGGAAGTTCAATCCCTCGAAGCCGCCAAGCTGCTCAAGGCCGTGGTCGAGAAGGAAGAGCCGAAGCTGGTTATCCTGGGTAAACAGTCCATCGATACCGACAACAACCAGACTGGCCAGATGCTGGCCGCGCTGACCGGTATGGCTCAGGGCACCTTTGCTTCTGAGGTAGCCGTTGAAGGCGAGAAGGTCAATGTGACCCGTGAAGTCGACGGTGGTCTGGTGACGGTTTCTCTCAACCTGCCGGCGGTTGTTACCACTGACTTGCGCTTGAACGAACCGCGTTACGCTTCGCTGCCCAACATCATGAAAGCCAAGAAGAAGCCGCTCGATAACATGAGCCCGGCGGATCTGGGCGTTGATGTCGCGCCGCGTCTGTCCACAGTGAAAGTTGAAGCACCCGCAGCCCGCAAGGGCGGTATCATGGTTGCTGATGTGGCAGAACTGGTCGATAAACTGAAGAACGAAGCGAAGGTGATCTAA
- a CDS encoding SixA phosphatase family protein yields the protein MYLIIMRHGEAGWHSLDQARELTESGRLGSARVASDIASSRWRPDTIWCSSLVRAGQTAAIVSEVINVPVLERPFLTPDDDPGECLNALLYESDLPDTLMIVSHMPLVGALSTLLVDGHRRGIPFMTSQAVVLDLPIVGPGCGDLKTQFLA from the coding sequence GTGTACCTGATTATCATGCGCCACGGAGAAGCGGGCTGGCACAGCCTCGATCAGGCCAGGGAGCTGACCGAATCGGGCCGGCTTGGTAGCGCCCGTGTTGCCAGCGACATTGCTTCGTCTCGCTGGCGCCCCGACACCATCTGGTGCAGCTCGCTGGTTAGGGCTGGGCAAACCGCTGCAATCGTCTCTGAGGTCATCAACGTGCCGGTGCTTGAGAGGCCCTTCCTCACGCCGGACGACGACCCGGGTGAATGCCTGAATGCACTGCTTTACGAGTCCGACTTGCCGGACACCCTGATGATTGTCTCCCATATGCCGCTGGTGGGCGCCTTGTCCACATTGCTGGTGGATGGCCATCGGCGCGGTATCCCCTTCATGACCAGTCAGGCCGTCGTGCTGGACCTGCCCATCGTCGGCCCCGGTTGCGGCGACCTCAAGACTCAGTTTCTTGCTTGA
- a CDS encoding STAS domain-containing protein, with amino-acid sequence MSSYKILQAEQQGIYVLKFIGEIRLNLCSTLDNLVESITSNPDLRTVVIDLTETDIIDSTTLGLLAKIAMAAEKQSHFLPTLISTNPDVTRIITSMGFDKIFIIVREPASRIEELEEIPVLRASEQQVRDKVLDAHRILMGMNSRNREEFKNLVRALECEET; translated from the coding sequence ATGTCTAGCTACAAGATATTGCAAGCTGAGCAACAGGGGATTTACGTCCTCAAGTTTATTGGCGAAATCCGGCTGAACCTGTGTTCGACGCTGGACAATCTTGTTGAGTCTATTACTAGCAATCCCGATCTCCGCACGGTAGTCATCGATCTGACCGAGACTGACATTATCGATAGCACCACGCTCGGTCTCCTTGCCAAGATTGCTATGGCCGCGGAAAAGCAATCCCACTTCCTCCCGACACTGATTTCCACTAACCCCGATGTGACCCGCATTATCACCTCCATGGGGTTCGATAAAATTTTCATTATCGTCCGTGAACCTGCTTCCCGTATCGAAGAGCTGGAGGAAATTCCGGTGCTGCGTGCCAGTGAACAGCAGGTTCGGGATAAAGTGCTGGATGCCCACCGGATTCTGATGGGTATGAACAGCCGGAATCGGGAGGAGTTCAAAAATTTGGTACGGGCACTGGAGTGCGAAGAAACCTAA
- a CDS encoding acyl CoA:acetate/3-ketoacid CoA transferase, translating to MTHDKLITAEAAADKVPSDATLATGGFVGIGFPEALARALEERFVSGGEPRNLTLVYAAGQGDGKERGLNHLAHEGLVKRVIGGHWGLVPKLGALACDNKIEAYNLPQGVIAQLYRDIAAGKPGMLTHVGLHTFVDPRHGGGRINEKTRDELVELMTVRGQECLFYPTFPIQVAFLRGTTADARGNITMEREALPLESLAIAQAVHNSGGKVFVQVERLTERHQLHAERVHIPGILVDHIILADPSEHLQTFAEPYNPAYTGEVRLPALMGGEPLSIRRVIGRRAAEHLKPDSVVNLGIGMPELVAEVAADKGLLDKITLTIEPGAIGGRPAGGLSFGAAANAEAIIDQPAQFDFYDGGGLDQAYLGMAQVDRFGNVNVSRFGSRLSGAGGFINISQNAREVFFMGTFEAGPQDILIEDTGLRVNKGGTGRKFVTDVEHMTFNGRYALEREQRVFYITERCVFQLTANGLELVEIAPGLDLDRDILAYMDFRPAISSRLHVTDHSLYRPAPAT from the coding sequence GTCAGCGGCGGCGAACCGCGAAACCTGACCCTGGTCTATGCCGCCGGTCAAGGTGATGGCAAGGAACGGGGACTTAACCATCTGGCCCACGAAGGCCTGGTGAAGCGCGTAATCGGCGGACACTGGGGTCTGGTGCCGAAACTGGGCGCCCTGGCCTGCGACAACAAGATCGAAGCCTACAATCTTCCCCAGGGCGTTATCGCTCAGCTCTATCGCGACATTGCCGCTGGCAAACCCGGCATGCTGACCCATGTGGGCCTGCATACCTTCGTCGATCCCCGCCACGGCGGCGGGCGCATCAACGAGAAAACCCGTGACGAACTGGTGGAACTGATGACGGTGCGTGGGCAGGAGTGCCTCTTCTACCCCACGTTCCCGATCCAGGTGGCCTTTTTGCGCGGCACCACCGCCGATGCCCGGGGCAATATCACCATGGAGCGAGAAGCGCTGCCGCTGGAAAGTCTGGCTATCGCCCAGGCAGTGCATAATTCCGGCGGCAAAGTGTTCGTACAGGTGGAACGCCTCACCGAGCGCCACCAGCTTCATGCCGAGCGGGTGCACATTCCCGGCATTCTGGTGGACCACATTATTCTCGCCGATCCGTCGGAGCACCTGCAGACCTTTGCCGAACCCTATAACCCGGCTTATACCGGTGAAGTTCGCCTCCCCGCCCTGATGGGGGGCGAACCGCTTTCGATTCGCCGGGTCATTGGCCGTCGCGCCGCAGAGCACCTCAAGCCGGATTCGGTCGTGAATCTGGGCATTGGCATGCCGGAGCTGGTAGCCGAGGTGGCCGCCGACAAGGGGCTGCTGGACAAGATCACGCTCACGATCGAGCCCGGCGCTATCGGGGGACGACCGGCCGGTGGTTTGAGCTTTGGCGCTGCAGCCAACGCCGAGGCGATCATCGACCAACCCGCCCAGTTCGACTTCTACGATGGCGGCGGCCTGGATCAGGCCTATCTGGGGATGGCCCAGGTGGACCGTTTCGGCAACGTCAACGTCAGCCGGTTTGGAAGCCGGCTATCCGGAGCGGGCGGGTTCATCAATATCAGTCAGAACGCCCGTGAAGTGTTCTTTATGGGTACGTTCGAGGCCGGGCCTCAGGATATCCTTATCGAAGATACCGGATTGCGGGTCAATAAAGGGGGTACAGGGCGCAAGTTCGTCACGGACGTCGAGCACATGACCTTCAATGGCCGATACGCGCTCGAACGGGAGCAGCGGGTGTTCTACATCACCGAGCGATGCGTATTCCAGCTCACCGCGAACGGACTGGAATTGGTCGAGATCGCACCCGGCCTGGACCTGGACCGGGACATTCTGGCCTATATGGATTTCCGTCCGGCCATCTCAAGTCGCCTTCACGTGACAGATCACTCGCTGTATCGGCCCGCGCCGGCAACATAA
- a CDS encoding PP2C family protein-serine/threonine phosphatase — translation MGSRTERILIIDPDAVAAKELERLLEARSFYVSIHDDLESAAGLFEDTLPDAIFADIPPDAIHKLAHQLDLEDAFVPIVACHAASEAQEVVAALRCGAADVLIKPYRDTSAIDDVLEKLSDRVRISRLNQIYRQELEDANRDLRAGIAELRADQNAGRKVQLKMLPDRHYESSWLAIEHLIKPSLYLSGDFLDYFRLDDNRTLVYIADVSGHGASSAFVTVLLKNLTNRLQRNIRRGSSDDILYPDRFLERINSELLDTGLGKHLTVFAGIIDHDERKLTYAVGAHFPMPILADGHGNCRFLEGTGLPIGLFESPEWDIYETSLEGSFRLILFSDGILEVIKAKNLDEKEQRLLELVSAGRHTIAALSEALNLDEITELPDDIAIVTVTDILPSRDVPSDELAQPDIANQVAAN, via the coding sequence ATGGGATCGCGCACTGAGCGCATTCTGATCATCGATCCGGACGCCGTAGCTGCTAAAGAACTGGAACGCCTTCTGGAAGCACGCAGCTTCTACGTCAGCATTCACGACGATCTTGAGAGTGCCGCTGGTCTATTCGAAGACACCCTGCCTGACGCCATTTTTGCAGATATCCCGCCAGACGCTATTCATAAACTGGCTCACCAGCTTGATCTCGAAGATGCCTTCGTGCCCATCGTGGCCTGCCATGCGGCGTCAGAGGCTCAGGAGGTGGTGGCTGCCTTGCGCTGCGGGGCGGCCGACGTCCTTATCAAGCCCTACCGCGACACCAGCGCCATCGACGACGTACTGGAAAAATTGTCGGACAGAGTGCGCATCTCCCGCCTGAACCAGATATACCGCCAGGAACTGGAAGACGCCAACCGTGATCTCAGGGCCGGTATTGCCGAACTCCGTGCGGACCAGAACGCAGGCCGCAAAGTGCAGCTCAAAATGCTGCCGGACCGTCATTACGAATCGAGCTGGCTCGCGATCGAACACCTGATCAAGCCTTCGTTGTACCTGAGCGGGGATTTTCTCGACTATTTCAGGCTCGACGACAATCGCACCTTGGTCTACATCGCGGATGTTTCCGGCCATGGCGCAAGTTCGGCGTTCGTGACGGTACTATTGAAAAATCTGACCAACCGTTTGCAACGAAACATCCGTAGGGGTTCCAGCGACGATATCCTCTACCCGGACCGGTTCCTCGAACGCATCAATTCGGAATTGCTCGATACTGGCTTAGGCAAGCATTTGACGGTTTTCGCAGGCATTATCGACCATGACGAGCGCAAGCTGACTTACGCGGTGGGCGCTCATTTTCCCATGCCGATACTCGCCGATGGCCATGGGAACTGTCGTTTCCTGGAGGGTACCGGCCTCCCTATCGGCCTGTTCGAAAGTCCCGAGTGGGACATCTACGAGACCTCGCTGGAAGGCTCGTTTCGGCTTATCCTGTTTTCCGACGGTATCCTTGAAGTTATTAAGGCGAAAAACCTTGACGAAAAGGAGCAGCGACTACTTGAACTCGTTTCGGCAGGTCGTCACACTATTGCAGCTCTGAGCGAGGCGCTTAATCTCGATGAAATCACGGAATTGCCGGACGACATTGCTATCGTGACTGTGACGGACATATTACCGAGTAGAGATGTCCCAAGTGACGAATTAGCACAACCAGACATAGCAAACCAAGTAGCAGCGAACTGA
- a CDS encoding electron transfer flavoprotein subunit alpha/FixB family protein: MSILVIAEHDNSSLKPATLNVVAAAKAVGGDIDVLVAGENCGAASEAASKIEGVNKVLVADNAAYGHFLAENLSLLVSEVGKNYGHIFAAAGTTGKDFMPRVAALLDVAQVSDIMSVESEDTFVRPIYAGNALATVKSSDSIKVVTVRPTAFDPVAGEGGSASVENVDAAHDAGVSSFVSEQLAESDRPDLGSAGIVVSGGRGMQNGENFHMLEKVADVLGAAVGASRAAVDAGFVPNDMQVGQTGKIVAPQLYIAVGISGAIQHLAGMSDSKVIVAINKDEEAPIFQVADYGLVADLFEAIPQLEEELKKVV; the protein is encoded by the coding sequence ATGAGCATCCTTGTAATTGCTGAACATGACAATAGCAGCCTGAAGCCTGCCACTCTGAACGTCGTGGCTGCTGCCAAGGCTGTCGGTGGTGACATTGATGTTCTGGTTGCTGGCGAGAACTGCGGCGCTGCAAGCGAAGCGGCCAGCAAGATCGAGGGCGTCAACAAGGTCCTGGTCGCCGATAATGCTGCGTATGGCCACTTCCTGGCGGAGAACCTGTCTCTGCTGGTTTCTGAAGTGGGCAAGAACTACGGCCACATCTTCGCGGCTGCAGGCACCACGGGCAAGGATTTCATGCCGCGCGTTGCCGCTCTGCTGGACGTGGCTCAGGTGTCCGACATCATGAGCGTCGAGTCTGAAGACACGTTCGTACGCCCGATCTACGCCGGTAACGCCCTGGCGACCGTCAAGAGCAGCGACAGCATCAAGGTGGTTACCGTTCGTCCGACGGCGTTTGATCCGGTGGCTGGCGAAGGCGGTTCCGCTTCTGTCGAGAACGTCGATGCTGCTCATGACGCAGGCGTTTCTTCCTTCGTCAGCGAGCAGTTGGCCGAGTCCGATCGTCCTGACCTGGGTAGCGCCGGTATCGTCGTTTCCGGTGGTCGCGGCATGCAGAACGGCGAAAACTTCCACATGCTGGAAAAAGTCGCCGACGTATTGGGTGCAGCAGTGGGCGCATCCCGTGCCGCAGTTGATGCGGGCTTCGTACCCAACGATATGCAGGTCGGCCAGACCGGTAAGATCGTTGCACCGCAGCTGTACATCGCCGTCGGTATTTCCGGCGCGATCCAGCACTTGGCGGGTATGTCCGACTCCAAGGTGATCGTTGCGATCAACAAGGACGAGGAAGCACCGATCTTCCAGGTGGCTGACTACGGCTTGGTTGCCGACTTGTTCGAAGCGATTCCTCAGCTTGAGGAAGAGTTGAAGAAAGTCGTCTAA
- a CDS encoding NAD(P)H-dependent glycerol-3-phosphate dehydrogenase: MSEHTSSGQSHASEIASRKVAVLGGGSFGTAMTKVLAENGHSVWFWMRDAAQVEEIQQKKVNSRYMPGVHLAGDVQPTTNLEEAVAGAEAVFLAIPSKAFRTVIREHAQAFETGQAVISLTKGIEKEGFRLMSEILQEEIPRSRIGVLSGPNLAQEIVNRDLTATVIAAKDLEVRNLVQQLLGCEYFRVYANVDVYGVELAGALKNIYAIVAGLASALDLGENAKAMLITRSLAEMSRFAVSLGANPMTFMGLAGVGDLIVTCTSSKSRNYRIGHAVGKGQALDDAVAELGQVAEGIRTLLLVKEKAKDMGVPMPLVGGLYKILYGDATIRDVINGLMMAVQNSDVEFILPRTASS; the protein is encoded by the coding sequence ATGTCTGAACACACTTCATCAGGTCAATCGCACGCGTCTGAAATAGCCTCCCGGAAGGTTGCCGTACTGGGTGGCGGCAGCTTCGGTACGGCCATGACCAAGGTGCTGGCTGAGAATGGTCACAGCGTGTGGTTCTGGATGCGGGACGCGGCCCAGGTGGAGGAAATTCAGCAGAAGAAGGTCAATAGCCGTTACATGCCGGGCGTCCACCTGGCCGGGGATGTGCAGCCGACGACGAACCTGGAAGAGGCGGTAGCGGGGGCTGAGGCGGTCTTTTTGGCCATCCCAAGCAAGGCTTTTCGCACGGTGATCCGGGAGCACGCACAGGCGTTTGAAACCGGGCAAGCGGTCATCAGCTTGACCAAAGGCATCGAAAAGGAAGGTTTTCGCCTGATGAGCGAAATCCTGCAGGAGGAGATTCCGCGCTCACGGATTGGTGTGCTGAGCGGGCCTAATCTGGCCCAAGAAATCGTTAATCGGGATCTGACCGCGACCGTTATTGCCGCGAAGGATCTGGAAGTGCGCAACCTGGTGCAACAACTGCTGGGGTGTGAATATTTTCGGGTTTACGCCAACGTGGATGTTTATGGCGTGGAGCTGGCGGGCGCGCTCAAGAATATATACGCCATCGTGGCCGGTCTCGCGTCGGCGCTGGATTTGGGCGAGAACGCCAAAGCTATGCTGATTACCCGCAGCTTGGCTGAAATGAGCCGCTTTGCTGTAAGTCTCGGCGCAAACCCCATGACCTTCATGGGCCTTGCGGGTGTCGGGGACTTGATTGTTACCTGTACCTCCTCCAAGAGCCGGAATTACCGTATCGGCCATGCGGTCGGTAAAGGTCAGGCCCTGGACGATGCCGTGGCTGAGCTTGGGCAAGTGGCTGAAGGTATTCGCACGTTGCTGCTGGTGAAGGAAAAAGCGAAAGATATGGGCGTGCCGATGCCGTTGGTCGGCGGTCTTTATAAGATCCTTTACGGTGATGCCACCATTCGGGACGTGATCAATGGACTGATGATGGCGGTCCAGAATTCGGATGTGGAGTTCATACTGCCCCGTACAGCATCGTCATGA
- a CDS encoding FKBP-type peptidyl-prolyl cis-trans isomerase: MAQPRVVSIHYTLTNDQGEQLDSSRVEGREPLTYLEGAQNIIGGLESALNEKDAGEQVKVTVAPAEGYGEVNEELIQPVPRTAFEGVESIEPGMQFQAQTPGGPQVVRVVEVQDETVTIDANHPLAGETLHFDVEVIETRDPTEEEVEHGHIH; the protein is encoded by the coding sequence ATGGCCCAACCTCGTGTTGTTTCTATCCATTACACGCTTACCAATGACCAGGGTGAGCAACTCGACTCTTCCCGCGTGGAAGGTCGTGAACCGTTGACCTATCTTGAAGGTGCACAGAACATTATTGGTGGTCTGGAATCCGCACTCAATGAAAAGGACGCTGGCGAGCAGGTCAAGGTGACCGTAGCTCCGGCCGAAGGCTACGGTGAAGTAAACGAAGAGCTGATTCAGCCGGTACCGCGTACCGCCTTCGAAGGTGTTGAATCCATCGAGCCGGGCATGCAGTTCCAAGCACAGACTCCGGGCGGCCCACAGGTCGTTCGTGTTGTTGAGGTTCAGGATGAAACCGTAACCATCGATGCCAACCATCCGCTGGCCGGTGAGACGCTGCACTTTGACGTCGAGGTTATCGAAACTCGCGATCCGACGGAAGAGGAAGTGGAGCACGGCCACATCCACTAG